The stretch of DNA GGTGTGCTTCAAGTCCAGACCATCGGCCACCCGTCGCATCCCGACGCCGTGCTCGCACATCGCCTCCAGCGCCGAGCCGATCACCTCGGCCCCGTCCAGACGTCCCCAGGTCACGAACCCGGGCAGCAAGGCGTGCGTCCGCCCGCAGTCCCGGCAGTGTCCTCGACGCACCTCAAGACGACGGATCACCTCGGCGCTCACCCGGACGTCTCGCTCGTACCACCCCCAGAACCGCATCGGCCGCCGGCAACCCGGGCACGCCGGCCGCGGCACCACCACCTCACGACCCGCCTCCGCGTAGCCG from Acidimicrobiales bacterium encodes:
- a CDS encoding DUF6431 domain-containing protein, which produces MAIVWPTELDVDGYAEAGREVVVPRPACPGCRRPMRFWGWYERDVRVSAEVIRRLEVRRGHCRDCGRTHALLPGFVTWGRLDGAEVIGSALEAMCEHGVGMRRVADGLDLKHTTVRDWRRRFAHRAGLLAVGLSRFCVAVGDLAPRLSGRPETVAVAAARAAWSAARRRFGEGVGSLWRLANAVVGGHLLSTNMDPPWAAI